The Uranotaenia lowii strain MFRU-FL unplaced genomic scaffold, ASM2978415v1 HiC_scaffold_765, whole genome shotgun sequence genome contains the following window.
CCATTGCTGCGGCTATCCGCTCTTTATCGTTGATTTGTTTATTgactacaaataaaaaataataatacaatATTACCCGTTTCATTATCCTATATGGTTCTTACTTTCTTCCTCGGTCGAGTGGGCACCCTTCTTGATGTAGATGTCCAGCTTCAGGTTGTGATTTAGACTGCGCTGCACTTTGATTCGGATGCAAAGCCCTATCAGGGTGGCCAGGGAGCAGTGGGGAACCGTTGGATTGAACTCTATGCGCACCACGTAAACGTTACCGTCCGTCGGTTGTTGCACGAATATTCCCTCTTCATAGACCACCTTTAAGTCCTCCAGGGTGTTCGGTTTCTCTGGGTCCCGAATGGTGCGAAGGAAATCTATTGGAcggtaaaaaaatgaaagctgTTACTCTGTCTGTTACTAACGGAGGGCACCCATAAAGATAGTTATCGCGGGTGTTCGCGTGAAATTACCGTAGATGGTTTCTTTCAGATCTTGAGCACTTCGGTAGCCGAGCTGTGATAAGGAAGGTGATAGTGCAACTTCTGCTGCTTCGGTGCCCATCTCTGTTGAGGAGCTGGATGCAGTCGATGGGGTCGTTAAATCTTCCGAGGTTTTCTTGCGGAAGAACGATAACATGGTCAACAGTTGGAACACTGATCTAAAATATACTCTTCCCGATACAGcttggaaaatttaaatcttgCACAACACTTCGatttaaaaacttgtttttttctgcgctgggatgggttttttgcgttttttgtgCTCGGGtcggatatttttattttcaaatcaaaataaataacaaaaactgcatacacactgaaaaaaatgctgCGTAAGAAAAACTTAACACGATTTCGATTCAGTGCAGAACAGAAGGCTGGTTTCATAAATTCCGTCAGGAAAAAATGTAAGGGACCGTTCAGGTATCTTTGGACGTGGACAGGAAAATGAGATTTGTCTCTGGGTTGCATGATTTTTCAGCCTATATCTCGTTAATGAATAACCTCCAGCAAAGCTCAGACAATgtttggaaaatcgctcaagaaaagcaatcaggattcatTTCAAGCTGGAAAACGtatacctccgagtgctgtgttACGCACATGGTGATAGTTTCCGTTGAATATGTGTCGAACATCATCACTAACTAGATACAAgaaaatataccatgccccatcggggGCTGCCGTtactattcgtcacgtggctttttcaaaggtgatcgacatacttgatgatacattttgaacgtcgctcccacATTCATTCACGAACGTCTATCCACGCATCATTGCGTATAACGTTCTATGCAcagcgaaaataaaaaaatcaactgacaGCCACCACAGATCGCTCgaaactgatacatatcagttgtgatcctAGAAGGTACAAAATTATCAAGGAAGGCTATCATCATCGAGACGTTCAtagctgatagtctgcgtccttctcTACCGCATCATATTAtgcaagaatttttcaaatacaggagcgtcgttgtcatgcatgattgtttttatggtttgaatggagaaaaaaaaattgactgcttcgattctttagctcagaatgcagtaaagcatggctcagtaaaaatgattgattttcggaacattgagctcagatattaaaaattgttagcCAAATCTATCTCGAACTTAAAACTGGATTACGttagaaagaaaatttaagttGC
Protein-coding sequences here:
- the LOC129760785 gene encoding MIP18 family protein galla-1 gives rise to the protein MLSFFRKKTSEDLTTPSTASSSSTEMGTEAAEVALSPSLSQLGYRSAQDLKETIYDFLRTIRDPEKPNTLEDLKVVYEEGIFVQQPTDGNVYVVRIEFNPTVPHCSLATLIGLCIRIKVQRSLNHNLKLDIYIKKGAHSTEEEINKQINDKERIAAAMENPNLRKLVEDCIQEED